One Bacteroidota bacterium DNA window includes the following coding sequences:
- a CDS encoding histidine kinase has protein sequence MSFNVWGISQSAVDLRADSLRNLAMHASSPAESSDRWLELSKHYRKSNLDSSQTALTQAMRAAKLSGDKDRQQRCNMSQGALKWMLGDLEAAEQRYLEAIRYWSGKNDTIEVTRCLLNLGSVCQVGFKNKEAAKYLKKSLLLAQRAGQQLIAAQAAGSVAMVFFQMGEPDSVGKYSEIANQGFIALHDSANLARVHANLGFFYRDLGLSYEARQPYLQALEYLKGSDEIGLKGEIHDGIGILENKLGNFQEAIDHYLIAGECFQQLKWHKKIANINNTIGLAFKTLGRKSTAQAYFAEAYRLADSIENYPVAAGALSNLASLDREAGNFLLAAAKYKQAIRLELKAASPGDLYSNYLGLGLCNQAMGQVDSANHYLELAFSAARRSKNELQIADCHFQKAKQMLALRQHTNALAALDSAGHWYAQIRNAGGMRETYALRSQCHEALGDYLSALTDQRTASRWQDSMLVISANSQLLALEAKFWSEKKQHALEIARQNEALQAKEAERAQEAGAKLAAQRNLLVTALVLTLGFGIGIYWINLKRRRTQLHRKLAEMRMTALRAQMNPHFIFNALGSVQLLINTSAIREANLYLSKFAQLLRITLERSGAEDSTLQDEIDALKLYIDLEALRFKFRYEIELDPQIEADDIAFPTLLLQPIVENAVKHGLAPKQTEGLLHLQFRKVGDELLCTIQDNGVGRLGAKKRNLHPDDGHKSMGNQITQERLLLLQPVRSDRFKILDLSDADGNATGTLVEIRIPIQFM, from the coding sequence ATGAGCTTCAATGTTTGGGGGATATCCCAAAGTGCGGTTGATCTGCGCGCGGATTCGCTGCGGAACCTGGCGATGCATGCCTCCTCCCCTGCCGAATCCAGTGACCGGTGGCTGGAACTCTCCAAACATTACCGTAAAAGCAACTTGGACTCCTCGCAAACAGCACTGACACAGGCAATGCGTGCGGCAAAGCTCTCTGGAGACAAGGACAGGCAACAACGCTGCAACATGTCGCAAGGTGCATTGAAGTGGATGCTGGGTGACTTGGAAGCTGCCGAGCAGCGCTATTTGGAGGCGATCAGATATTGGAGTGGCAAAAATGATACAATAGAAGTCACGCGTTGCCTTTTGAATCTTGGGTCTGTCTGCCAAGTTGGATTCAAGAACAAAGAGGCCGCAAAATACCTCAAGAAGTCCTTGCTCCTTGCCCAGCGGGCGGGCCAACAACTGATTGCTGCACAGGCGGCGGGAAGCGTTGCGATGGTCTTCTTTCAAATGGGCGAACCTGATAGCGTTGGAAAATATTCAGAAATCGCAAACCAAGGTTTCATCGCGCTGCATGACAGTGCAAATCTCGCCAGAGTGCATGCCAATCTTGGCTTCTTTTACCGCGATCTCGGGCTAAGTTACGAGGCGCGACAGCCTTATCTCCAAGCACTTGAATACCTGAAAGGTTCGGACGAAATAGGATTGAAAGGCGAAATTCATGATGGCATCGGCATTCTGGAAAATAAACTGGGCAATTTTCAGGAAGCCATCGATCACTACCTCATTGCAGGCGAATGCTTCCAACAATTGAAATGGCACAAAAAAATTGCCAACATCAACAATACTATCGGACTGGCATTCAAGACATTGGGGCGCAAGTCTACCGCTCAAGCGTATTTTGCCGAAGCATATCGCTTGGCAGACAGTATCGAAAATTACCCGGTTGCGGCGGGAGCCCTATCCAACCTTGCAAGTTTGGATCGCGAGGCGGGCAATTTTCTGCTCGCAGCAGCAAAATACAAGCAAGCGATTCGCCTGGAGTTGAAGGCCGCTTCTCCCGGGGATTTGTACAGCAACTATCTGGGGTTGGGGCTTTGCAATCAAGCAATGGGTCAGGTTGACTCGGCAAATCACTATTTGGAACTTGCCTTTTCGGCGGCACGCCGCAGCAAAAATGAATTACAAATCGCGGACTGCCATTTTCAGAAGGCGAAACAAATGCTTGCACTCCGTCAACATACCAACGCCTTGGCGGCATTGGATTCTGCTGGTCATTGGTACGCACAAATTCGCAATGCCGGCGGCATGCGGGAGACGTATGCACTGCGCAGCCAATGCCATGAAGCCCTGGGTGATTATCTATCCGCGCTGACGGACCAAAGAACAGCGAGCAGATGGCAAGACAGCATGCTTGTAATTTCCGCCAACTCCCAGTTGTTGGCCTTGGAGGCAAAATTCTGGTCAGAAAAGAAGCAACATGCCTTGGAAATTGCGCGACAGAATGAAGCATTGCAGGCCAAAGAGGCGGAACGCGCGCAGGAAGCAGGTGCCAAACTTGCTGCGCAACGCAACTTACTCGTAACGGCATTGGTACTTACCTTGGGATTTGGCATCGGCATTTATTGGATCAATCTCAAACGGCGCAGGACGCAACTGCATCGCAAATTGGCCGAGATGCGCATGACAGCTTTGCGTGCGCAGATGAACCCGCATTTTATTTTCAATGCGCTCGGATCCGTTCAATTATTGATCAATACAAGTGCCATCCGCGAAGCCAATCTCTACCTTTCAAAGTTTGCCCAGCTACTTCGAATTACCCTGGAAAGATCTGGCGCAGAAGACTCGACGTTGCAAGACGAAATTGATGCCCTCAAGTTGTACATCGATCTTGAGGCCCTGCGGTTCAAGTTTCGTTATGAAATTGAGCTGGATCCACAAATCGAAGCGGACGATATAGCATTCCCGACGCTCTTGCTGCAGCCAATCGTGGAAAACGCTGTCAAGCACGGACTTGCACCCAAGCAAACGGAGGGTTTATTGCATTTGCAATTCCGCAAGGTTGGCGATGAGCTTCTTTGCACCATACAAGACAATGGCGTTGGCAGGTTGGGTGCAAAAAAGCGCAATCTCCACCCCGACGATGGCCACAAAAGCATGGGCAATCAAATCACGCAGGAGCGGTTGCTCCTGCTCCAGCCTGTAAGGTCGGATCGGTTCAAAATTCTGGACCTCTCCGATGCCGATGGGAATGCGACGGGAACCCTCGTCGAAATTAGAATTCCAATCCAATTCATGTAA
- a CDS encoding RHS repeat protein — protein MKRFVLFAIMLALVFLGCSSKKGPDNDLVSIAPHGKVKSIREMSFSAIDNFGKITPGERRWENPYESTDHYDEFNPEGKMIESSSYGSDGNLVTKGKMEYDSLGNQVETIWYDSNGKQLLKTTTKFDTNGNGIESIQYLTDGTRPLKTTRKFNESGNLVEILNYDGNGNIFGKIVNNFDESGNVIESTIFNSIGARESKYNYKYDNVGNKIEANITVEKFAFVAEESGKYTYEYDNGNMVSECDYGPNGILELKRTFKYEFDEKGNWIRKTIFINQIPSFIVERELEYYE, from the coding sequence ATGAAGCGATTTGTATTGTTTGCAATAATGCTGGCATTGGTATTTTTGGGGTGTTCCTCTAAAAAAGGCCCCGATAATGACTTAGTAAGCATAGCTCCTCATGGTAAGGTAAAGTCCATTCGAGAAATGAGTTTTAGTGCTATCGATAACTTTGGCAAAATAACTCCTGGTGAAAGGCGTTGGGAAAATCCGTATGAATCCACCGATCATTATGATGAATTTAATCCTGAAGGCAAAATGATTGAATCTAGCAGTTACGGTTCTGATGGTAATCTTGTGACAAAGGGCAAGATGGAGTACGATTCTTTAGGAAATCAAGTTGAAACGATTTGGTATGATTCAAATGGAAAGCAATTATTGAAGACGACGACTAAATTTGACACAAATGGAAATGGTATCGAAAGCATCCAATATCTTACGGATGGAACTCGGCCACTAAAAACCACTCGTAAGTTCAATGAAAGTGGAAATCTAGTTGAGATTTTAAATTACGATGGGAATGGAAATATTTTCGGTAAAATTGTTAATAATTTTGACGAAAGTGGAAATGTGATTGAGTCCACAATTTTTAACTCGATTGGTGCTCGAGAGAGTAAGTATAATTACAAATATGATAATGTCGGAAATAAAATCGAAGCCAATATAACAGTTGAAAAATTCGCCTTCGTTGCTGAAGAAAGTGGCAAATATACTTACGAATATGACAACGGCAATATGGTTTCTGAATGTGATTATGGCCCTAACGGAATATTAGAATTGAAAAGGACCTTCAAATATGAATTTGATGAAAAGGGAAATTGGATAAGAAAGACGATCTTTATAAATCAAATTCCAAGTTTTATTGTGGAGCGAGAATTGGAATATTATGAATAA
- a CDS encoding WYL domain-containing protein, whose amino-acid sequence MPINRNALIRYRTIDRCLQNRFRKWTLEDLIAACSEALYEYEGIAKGISKRSVQLDIQAMRSDKLGYNAPIIVTDKKYYSYAEPGYSITQIPLTHQDLDTLEEVVRILAQFKGFTHFAEIGGIVKRFEDKIQRERSHSASAIHFEKNDDLRGLEYLDLLYKAVQQHQVVQLDYQSFKAAAANRFLFHPCLLKEYRNRWFLLGLKGSEKFLTTLALDRILAMQPSPETTFRFFPGFDGEAYFSDIIGVTKNTGDRPVKVLLRVDRRNAPYVETKPIHSSQSITDRHEDGSILVEITVRPNYELEREIIGFGETIEVLAPQTLRNRIAHRIAEMHRKYSPEEQNSQNFRTEFPEKLGTLNSKPNREFNTNPDSINSENSAHSAQ is encoded by the coding sequence ATGCCCATCAACCGGAATGCCTTGATTCGCTACCGCACGATTGACCGTTGCTTGCAAAACAGGTTTCGAAAATGGACGTTGGAGGATCTGATTGCTGCCTGCTCGGAGGCGCTGTACGAATATGAAGGAATTGCCAAGGGCATCAGCAAACGCAGCGTACAATTGGATATCCAAGCCATGCGCAGTGACAAACTCGGCTACAATGCACCGATCATCGTGACCGACAAAAAGTACTATTCCTATGCGGAACCGGGCTATTCCATCACCCAGATTCCGTTGACCCATCAGGACCTCGACACTTTGGAGGAGGTGGTGCGCATTCTCGCGCAATTCAAAGGCTTCACACACTTTGCGGAAATCGGCGGAATTGTCAAACGATTCGAAGACAAGATTCAGCGGGAACGTTCCCATTCTGCCTCCGCCATCCATTTCGAAAAGAATGACGACCTCCGTGGCTTGGAGTATTTGGACCTGTTGTACAAGGCGGTCCAACAGCATCAAGTCGTGCAATTGGACTATCAGAGTTTCAAGGCAGCAGCCGCGAACCGGTTTTTGTTCCATCCTTGCCTGCTGAAAGAATACCGGAACCGATGGTTTTTACTCGGATTGAAAGGCAGTGAAAAGTTTCTCACGACACTGGCATTGGACCGCATCCTCGCCATGCAGCCTTCCCCGGAAACAACATTTCGGTTTTTTCCGGGCTTCGATGGCGAAGCCTATTTCAGTGACATCATCGGCGTGACCAAAAACACAGGCGACCGTCCGGTAAAAGTGCTGTTGCGCGTGGACCGTCGCAACGCTCCTTATGTGGAGACAAAGCCGATCCATTCCAGCCAAAGCATCACCGATCGCCACGAAGACGGCTCCATTCTCGTTGAAATTACGGTTCGTCCCAACTACGAACTTGAACGCGAAATCATCGGCTTCGGAGAAACGATCGAGGTACTTGCCCCGCAAACCCTACGCAATCGGATCGCCCACCGTATCGCCGAGATGCACCGGAAATATTCCCCCGAGGAGCAGAATTCCCAGAATTTCAGAACGGAATTTCCAGAAAAACTCGGGACGTTGAATTCAAAGCCAAACCGAGAATTCAACACCAACCCCGATTCTATTAATTCTGAGAATTCTGCTCATTCTGCCCAATGA
- a CDS encoding DUF3298 domain-containing protein: MKHLRFLPFIFCLVLAACSGKDAGTTAAEGTAQSVAEVQFDLEKAFYKKMKGTIGDNIAITMDLIKDDTAFAGNYYYDKVGLPLSVDGKLTGEKAVELREMNEKYEETGSFSGKFTAADVFEGTWTNPKKTKSLPFKLTETKEGVAGITFEDHRQENCRNRDNNLKKNKPEEELWLTDTMCSYIDLRLIKVATGDAAVSQSINEAIVDEVAVGEKDYENIKAYMNSINDVAEDEYLSLEQYCGVVTNDRNVLCISVGAFEFAGGAHPNSWVGYLNFDIRTGKVLKLADLLVPGGKAKLDRIGERLFLKDNSEADGEELMWDFEPGNFKLNENFAISTGGLLFTFNPYEIGPYVMGAPQVFIPYKEMKDLINKNGLLAQF, from the coding sequence ATGAAACACCTCCGGTTCCTCCCTTTCATTTTTTGCTTGGTTTTGGCAGCCTGCAGTGGCAAAGACGCCGGCACGACTGCTGCCGAGGGCACTGCACAGTCGGTCGCCGAAGTCCAATTTGACTTGGAAAAGGCCTTTTACAAAAAAATGAAAGGCACGATCGGGGATAACATCGCCATCACGATGGACCTGATCAAGGACGATACCGCCTTCGCCGGGAACTATTACTACGACAAGGTCGGCCTTCCCCTTTCGGTCGACGGCAAACTCACTGGCGAAAAGGCTGTCGAATTGCGCGAAATGAACGAGAAGTACGAGGAAACAGGCTCTTTTTCGGGAAAATTCACTGCGGCAGATGTCTTCGAAGGCACATGGACCAATCCGAAAAAGACCAAATCCCTGCCTTTCAAGCTGACCGAGACGAAAGAAGGCGTCGCCGGGATTACATTCGAAGACCACCGTCAGGAAAATTGCCGCAACCGGGACAACAACCTGAAAAAGAACAAGCCGGAGGAGGAACTTTGGCTCACCGACACGATGTGCTCCTACATCGACTTGCGCCTGATCAAGGTTGCGACGGGCGATGCCGCTGTGAGCCAATCGATCAACGAAGCCATTGTCGATGAAGTCGCGGTCGGCGAAAAGGACTACGAAAACATCAAAGCCTACATGAATTCCATCAACGATGTCGCCGAGGACGAATACCTCTCGCTCGAGCAATACTGCGGTGTCGTCACCAACGACCGCAACGTGCTCTGCATCAGCGTCGGCGCCTTCGAATTTGCGGGCGGCGCCCATCCCAACAGCTGGGTCGGCTATTTGAATTTTGACATCCGCACCGGCAAAGTGCTGAAATTGGCCGACTTGTTGGTGCCTGGCGGCAAAGCCAAATTGGACCGCATCGGCGAACGCCTTTTCCTGAAAGACAACAGTGAAGCCGATGGCGAAGAACTCATGTGGGACTTCGAACCTGGCAATTTCAAGCTGAATGAAAACTTCGCCATCTCCACGGGAGGCCTGTTGTTCACGTTCAATCCCTACGAAATCGGCCCCTACGTGATGGGCGCGCCGCAGGTATTCATACCCTACAAGGAAATGAAGGACCTGATCAACAAAAACGGGCTGTTGGCGCAGTTCTGA